The following coding sequences lie in one Rothia sp. SD9660Na genomic window:
- a CDS encoding NAD-glutamate dehydrogenase, producing the protein MLTNDRSAHWSGSEDWINEYYRHSSADELEGLSDQQLTNLAQAHRALADQRAAGEALISVSNDDAGSTLFIVVDDTSFLVSSITAQIAANWGGISGLIHPTFVVERDSNCRLASVTGTGFKQPVASGDTVSMPILRDAATGNIGAGATIESWIAVRLTSRVEGENVTRLEQEIRSILIDVRRAARDNDAMAARTLDIAEKLGELTDVTLGGAAHYTGSINSDADPMTRIESVQEFLRWLTRGNFLFMGIKERDLSGHSGDLLLTDRDGSGLGILADTGEGDPIVLTGLGLENARDPKPLYITKANSRSTVHRHEYLDYIGVRDFDRSGKIVGEYVILGLFSRQAYSLPAVETPIVRERVAIMRRHLGYQPGSHSDKTLAGIIEDYPRLELLHADLQELTDTFRGIMGLEERRTTRLFLRSDAFGRFVSATVFLPRDRYNTHVRQRLEAVFHEFIDIESLDFEVYLSTSSLARIFFRLRLTTPNTIPALDAKAIERRLQEATRSWGEATAAAVEAAAASEGLSAEDGRAAASAWSEAVPMTYRADYEVENAVEDINIFESLSDAQPAAIRMGERQGRTRVKTYLASAHTLTELLPVMQNMGLVVIDQKPYDITPADGRSFSLYDFGVELPEGVEAEKVSALYEAALNAYLLGKRESDSLDRLILAEGLTWEQVRVLRAYTHYLVQLGQVYTAEFMSDTLLAYPAATRLLANYFAATFDPDAQFASDEQREDAREQVWRDLGGALDAIPTLDVDRFMRSLAAVMKATLRTNAYLDRPALALKVAPGQIDFAPLPRPTFEIFVYSPRVEGVHLRFGSVARGGLRWSDRREDFRTEVLGLVKAQMVKNAVIIPTGAKGGFYPKQLPNPALDRDAWITEGRESYKVFIASLLDVTDNLAIEADGSETVVHNPRVIARDGDDYYLVVAADKGTASFSDTANAISADYGFWLGDAFASGGSVGYDHKAMGITARGAWESVKRHFAELGIDCQAEEFTAVGIGDMSGDVFGNGLMRSRATRLVAAFDHRDIFLDPNPKADVAFDERVRLYNLPRSSWQDYNPELISDGGGVYSRGAKSIPISEQVRQALGLDEGVTEMAPPELLSAILKAPVDLLYNGGIGTYVKGFTETHAAVGDKANDAIRVNGRDLRARIVGEGGNLGFTQLGRIEAARAGILINTDAIDNSAGVETSDREVNIKILVDRLVTAGKLSAEERAGFIEAQREDVGAQVLRTNVEQNVLLQAERHGLVPGVEVYIRLIHDLEENAGLNREVEFLPTDEEIRERYEATGETLNGPELAVLAAYVKIHLTAELEKTDLADDPYLARVLTEYFPPALVERFGEHLESHPLRKQIICTRVANEMVNLGGITHVFRAVEETGVGVDALARAFYVSRETFGIGNSARLHRELPASVPLEGWQAVIKDWQRVLDRLARWFAAERSVVVGTPIAEMIVRFKPVAELIPSLKDYFADDTRARVRAMRDQAEAWGLPEELIVNWIREFEAFALMDVVRIAEANGLSTEQVARVYYSVYDRFQVDLLLTTISKLSRNDRWETLARSSLRDDLYEIAASLALNVVQEVGEGVAAGTESGDTAVARWVENHPVRMGRVDSMLAEIQDAAPGADGRPRLAVLQVALRTLRGAVS; encoded by the coding sequence TTGCTCACGAACGATCGTTCAGCCCACTGGTCCGGTAGCGAAGACTGGATCAACGAATACTACCGTCACAGCTCAGCTGACGAACTCGAAGGTCTGAGTGACCAGCAGCTAACCAACCTTGCCCAGGCCCACCGCGCTCTGGCAGATCAGCGGGCAGCCGGTGAGGCCCTGATTTCGGTGAGCAACGATGACGCTGGCAGCACTCTCTTTATCGTTGTAGACGACACCAGCTTCCTGGTCTCATCTATCACCGCTCAGATTGCCGCAAACTGGGGCGGTATTTCAGGGCTCATCCACCCCACCTTTGTCGTAGAACGCGACTCAAACTGCCGCCTGGCCAGCGTCACAGGCACCGGCTTTAAACAGCCCGTAGCAAGCGGTGACACCGTCTCTATGCCTATTTTGCGTGATGCTGCCACCGGCAACATCGGTGCCGGGGCCACCATTGAGTCGTGGATTGCCGTCCGTCTCACCTCCCGCGTTGAAGGCGAAAACGTTACCCGTCTTGAGCAGGAAATCCGTTCCATTCTGATCGACGTGCGCCGCGCAGCCCGTGACAACGACGCCATGGCAGCCCGCACCCTCGACATCGCAGAAAAACTGGGCGAACTAACAGATGTAACCCTGGGTGGCGCTGCCCACTACACCGGTTCCATCAACTCCGATGCCGACCCCATGACCCGCATCGAATCAGTCCAGGAGTTCCTACGCTGGCTTACCCGCGGCAACTTCCTCTTCATGGGCATCAAGGAACGCGACCTCTCAGGCCACTCCGGCGACCTGCTGCTGACCGACCGTGATGGCTCTGGCCTGGGTATTCTTGCCGATACCGGTGAAGGTGACCCCATCGTCCTCACCGGCCTGGGCCTCGAAAACGCCCGCGACCCCAAGCCCCTCTACATCACCAAGGCCAACTCTCGCTCCACCGTGCACCGCCACGAGTACCTGGACTACATCGGCGTGCGCGACTTTGACCGCTCCGGCAAGATCGTGGGCGAATACGTCATTCTGGGTCTCTTCTCCCGCCAGGCCTACTCCCTGCCCGCCGTCGAAACCCCCATCGTGCGTGAGCGTGTAGCTATTATGCGCCGCCACCTGGGCTACCAGCCGGGCTCCCACTCCGACAAGACCCTGGCCGGTATCATCGAGGACTACCCCCGCCTCGAACTTCTCCACGCCGACCTGCAGGAACTTACCGACACCTTCCGCGGCATTATGGGCCTGGAAGAACGCCGTACCACCCGCCTCTTCCTGCGCTCGGACGCCTTTGGCCGCTTCGTCTCCGCCACCGTCTTCCTGCCGCGCGACCGCTACAACACCCACGTACGTCAGCGCCTTGAGGCTGTCTTCCACGAGTTCATCGACATTGAAAGCCTAGACTTCGAGGTCTACCTCTCCACCTCGTCCCTGGCCCGTATCTTCTTCCGCCTACGCTTGACCACCCCTAACACCATTCCTGCCCTGGACGCCAAGGCAATTGAGCGCCGCCTGCAAGAAGCTACCCGCTCCTGGGGCGAGGCAACCGCCGCTGCCGTTGAGGCGGCAGCTGCCAGCGAAGGTCTAAGCGCCGAGGACGGCCGTGCAGCCGCCTCAGCTTGGTCTGAGGCTGTACCCATGACTTACCGCGCCGACTACGAGGTCGAAAACGCCGTTGAAGATATCAACATCTTTGAATCGCTCAGCGATGCTCAGCCGGCCGCTATCCGTATGGGGGAGCGCCAGGGCCGCACCCGCGTCAAGACCTACCTGGCTAGCGCCCACACCCTCACCGAACTGCTACCCGTGATGCAGAACATGGGCCTGGTCGTTATCGATCAGAAGCCCTACGACATTACTCCTGCAGACGGCCGCAGCTTCTCCCTCTACGACTTCGGTGTTGAACTGCCCGAAGGTGTAGAAGCAGAGAAGGTTTCTGCCCTCTACGAGGCCGCCCTGAACGCCTACCTGCTGGGCAAGCGCGAGTCCGACAGCCTCGACCGCCTGATTCTGGCAGAAGGCCTGACCTGGGAGCAGGTCCGCGTACTGCGCGCCTACACCCACTACCTGGTGCAGCTGGGGCAGGTCTACACCGCCGAGTTCATGTCTGACACTCTGCTGGCCTACCCCGCAGCTACCCGCCTGCTCGCCAACTACTTCGCGGCTACCTTCGACCCCGATGCTCAGTTCGCAAGCGACGAGCAACGCGAGGACGCCCGTGAGCAGGTCTGGCGCGACCTGGGCGGCGCCCTGGACGCCATCCCCACCCTCGACGTGGACCGCTTCATGCGCTCCCTAGCCGCCGTCATGAAGGCGACCCTTCGCACCAACGCCTACCTGGACCGTCCTGCCCTCGCCCTGAAGGTGGCACCCGGTCAGATTGATTTCGCGCCCCTGCCCCGCCCCACCTTCGAAATCTTCGTTTATTCACCCCGCGTTGAGGGTGTGCACCTGCGCTTCGGCTCCGTTGCCCGCGGTGGCCTGCGCTGGTCTGACCGCCGCGAAGACTTCCGCACCGAAGTGCTCGGCCTGGTCAAGGCCCAGATGGTCAAGAACGCCGTCATCATCCCCACCGGCGCCAAGGGCGGCTTCTACCCCAAGCAGCTCCCCAACCCGGCCCTAGACCGCGACGCCTGGATTACCGAAGGTCGCGAGTCCTACAAGGTCTTCATCGCCTCCCTGCTCGACGTCACCGACAACCTGGCTATCGAAGCCGACGGCAGCGAAACCGTCGTCCACAACCCCCGCGTTATCGCCCGCGACGGCGACGACTACTACCTGGTTGTAGCCGCTGACAAGGGCACCGCATCCTTCTCAGACACCGCAAATGCCATCAGCGCAGACTACGGCTTCTGGCTGGGCGACGCCTTCGCCTCCGGCGGCTCCGTGGGCTACGACCACAAGGCCATGGGCATTACCGCCCGCGGCGCCTGGGAGTCAGTCAAGCGCCACTTTGCTGAGCTGGGCATCGACTGCCAGGCCGAAGAATTCACCGCCGTCGGCATCGGCGACATGAGCGGCGACGTCTTTGGTAACGGCCTCATGCGCTCCCGCGCCACCCGACTGGTTGCAGCCTTCGACCACCGCGACATCTTCCTGGACCCCAACCCCAAGGCCGATGTCGCCTTCGACGAGCGCGTACGCCTCTACAACCTGCCCCGCTCCTCCTGGCAGGACTACAACCCCGAGCTCATCTCAGACGGTGGTGGCGTCTACTCACGCGGCGCTAAGTCCATCCCAATCTCCGAGCAGGTACGCCAGGCCCTGGGTCTCGACGAAGGCGTCACCGAAATGGCCCCGCCCGAACTGCTCTCCGCTATCCTTAAGGCCCCCGTCGACCTGCTCTACAACGGCGGTATCGGCACCTACGTCAAGGGCTTCACCGAAACCCACGCCGCCGTAGGCGACAAGGCCAACGACGCTATCCGCGTCAACGGCCGCGACCTGCGCGCTCGCATCGTGGGTGAAGGCGGCAACCTGGGCTTCACCCAGTTGGGTCGTATTGAAGCTGCCCGCGCTGGCATCCTTATCAATACCGACGCCATCGATAACTCCGCCGGTGTAGAGACCTCAGATCGCGAGGTCAACATCAAGATTCTGGTAGATCGCCTGGTCACCGCCGGTAAACTCTCTGCCGAAGAACGCGCAGGCTTCATCGAAGCCCAGCGCGAGGACGTTGGTGCTCAGGTACTGCGCACCAACGTTGAGCAGAACGTGCTGCTACAGGCCGAGCGCCACGGCCTGGTGCCCGGGGTTGAGGTCTACATTCGCCTGATTCATGACCTCGAAGAGAACGCCGGCCTCAACCGCGAGGTGGAATTCCTACCCACCGACGAGGAAATCCGTGAGCGATACGAGGCTACCGGGGAAACACTCAACGGCCCCGAGCTGGCCGTCCTGGCAGCCTATGTGAAGATCCACCTGACCGCAGAGCTCGAGAAGACCGACCTGGCAGACGACCCCTACCTGGCCCGCGTGCTCACCGAGTACTTCCCGCCCGCCCTGGTCGAGCGCTTCGGCGAGCACCTAGAATCTCACCCCCTGCGCAAGCAGATTATCTGCACCCGCGTAGCCAACGAAATGGTGAACCTGGGCGGTATCACCCACGTCTTCCGCGCGGTGGAAGAAACCGGCGTGGGGGTAGACGCCCTGGCCCGAGCCTTCTACGTTTCACGTGAAACATTTGGCATTGGCAACTCTGCACGGTTGCACCGGGAGCTACCCGCCTCTGTTCCCCTGGAAGGCTGGCAGGCCGTTATCAAGGACTGGCAGCGCGTGCTCGACCGCTTGGCCCGCTGGTTTGCAGCCGAACGCTCAGTCGTCGTGGGCACCCCCATCGCCGAGATGATCGTGCGTTTCAAGCCAGTTGCCGAACTGATCCCCTCACTCAAGGACTACTTCGCCGACGATACCCGCGCCCGCGTCCGCGCCATGCGTGATCAGGCAGAAGCCTGGGGTCTGCCCGAGGAGCTCATCGTCAACTGGATTCGTGAGTTCGAAGCCTTCGCCCTCATGGACGTAGTGCGTATCGCAGAAGCCAACGGCCTCTCTACCGAGCAGGTCGCCCGCGTCTACTACTCGGTCTACGACCGCTTCCAGGTTGATCTGCTACTGACCACCATCTCTAAGCTGTCTCGTAACGACCGTTGGGAGACCCTGGCCCGTTCATCCCTGCGCGATGACCTCTACGAGATTGCTGCCTCCCTGGCCCTCAATGTCGTACAGGAGGTTGGTGAAGGTGTTGCTGCTGGAACCGAGAGCGGCGACACCGCAGTAGCCCGCTGGGTAGAGAACCACCCCGTCCGTATGGGTCGTGTGGATTCCATGCTGGCTGAGATTCAGGACGCCGCCCCCGGCGCCGATGGACGCCCCCGCCTGGCCGTCCTACAGGTAGCCCTGCGCACCCTGCGCGGAGCGGTCAGCTAG
- a CDS encoding helix-turn-helix domain-containing protein yields MELGKIVRAYRKKLKMSQEELAALSGISERTLRDLEKGRLSVSLEKAVAVADVLGLKIQVIEA; encoded by the coding sequence GTGGAGCTAGGAAAAATCGTGCGTGCCTATCGTAAAAAACTCAAAATGTCGCAGGAAGAGTTGGCTGCACTCAGTGGTATTTCTGAACGCACTCTACGTGATTTGGAGAAAGGGCGTTTAAGTGTCTCTTTGGAGAAAGCTGTAGCTGTTGCCGATGTGCTAGGTCTGAAAATTCAGGTGATTGAGGCATGA
- a CDS encoding GyrI-like domain-containing protein, producing MIGARVEHKDEFFIAGFRETVKQGAGIGELWKKLTAHAEARGVTMPEVHSMGVIVGMNTAGEFDYMAGILVENLETAQALGLNALKVDGGEFAVTTVEGPVPMSTMAGVDHLMGTFLPASGFKPNGPVFEAYGQGDPSADDFQMQVWVPVKAA from the coding sequence ATGATTGGTGCGCGTGTAGAGCACAAGGATGAGTTCTTTATTGCGGGCTTCCGCGAGACCGTGAAGCAGGGCGCCGGCATTGGCGAGCTTTGGAAGAAGCTTACCGCCCACGCTGAGGCGCGGGGGGTGACCATGCCTGAGGTCCACTCGATGGGTGTGATTGTGGGGATGAACACTGCCGGCGAGTTCGACTACATGGCGGGGATTCTGGTGGAGAACCTGGAAACCGCGCAGGCTCTGGGCCTCAATGCCCTTAAGGTGGACGGCGGTGAGTTCGCGGTGACGACCGTTGAGGGCCCGGTGCCCATGAGCACCATGGCCGGGGTGGACCACCTGATGGGCACCTTCCTGCCCGCGTCAGGTTTTAAGCCCAATGGCCCGGTCTTTGAGGCCTATGGGCAGGGCGACCCGTCCGCTGACGATTTTCAGATGCAGGTCTGGGTGCCGGTGAAGGCTGCTTAG
- a CDS encoding arsenic metallochaperone ArsD family protein, giving the protein MARSSRDALGDTPLEVFIPAAGENPDDPGDTQRETFLAAAQELLDEGLDIAVYSTDSYPSAFTDCEPVADQLAMAGAEVLPILLVEGLVKVSYMYPTAEQLRRFSRFGEVKQPKVNAAAAACGTGGADAPATVPAAEPAGFAAVLAGVTPKPAGGPDIGHRVNLMGGHDSAPASQGASAESGQPAKQASCGCGCGCGD; this is encoded by the coding sequence GTGGCACGCTCATCTCGCGACGCCCTGGGCGACACCCCCCTTGAAGTTTTCATCCCCGCTGCTGGCGAAAACCCGGATGACCCCGGCGACACCCAGCGCGAGACTTTCCTGGCTGCAGCGCAGGAGCTGCTCGATGAGGGCCTTGATATTGCCGTCTATTCCACCGATTCCTACCCCTCTGCCTTTACCGACTGTGAGCCAGTTGCCGACCAGCTTGCTATGGCCGGGGCCGAGGTTCTGCCCATCCTGCTGGTGGAGGGCCTGGTCAAGGTCTCGTACATGTACCCCACCGCGGAGCAGCTCCGCCGTTTCTCCCGCTTTGGTGAGGTCAAGCAGCCCAAGGTCAACGCCGCCGCAGCGGCCTGCGGTACCGGTGGTGCGGACGCCCCCGCCACGGTTCCTGCCGCTGAGCCGGCTGGCTTTGCTGCGGTGCTGGCAGGAGTGACGCCTAAGCCTGCCGGTGGCCCTGACATTGGCCACCGGGTCAACCTGATGGGGGGCCACGATTCTGCACCGGCGTCACAGGGGGCCTCTGCCGAATCAGGGCAGCCTGCGAAGCAGGCCTCATGTGGCTGTGGCTGCGGGTGTGGCGACTAA
- a CDS encoding TetR/AcrR family transcriptional regulator, giving the protein MTPTHTSPRSAGRPSASLLTSDKITEAAQKLMATEGDFTMAKLARALGVAPSSLYNHVASRDEVLAAISDQVAQEIDTQALQDAAAQVRGGTISALGARALWLEATERWARSYRQAFSVAPAVVMTLAVTPVRRAPATLAMYEQVTSAFTAFGMSPRQALLTVEAIEAFLLGAATDLHAPVDIFNPGDYASERPTMAEAYGALGNSPQDEAFNIGLSALLTGLSATLGTHR; this is encoded by the coding sequence ATGACCCCTACTCACACCTCACCGCGCAGTGCCGGGCGCCCCAGCGCGTCCTTACTTACCTCGGATAAAATCACCGAAGCCGCCCAGAAGCTCATGGCCACAGAGGGTGATTTCACCATGGCAAAACTGGCGCGGGCATTAGGGGTTGCACCATCTTCTCTCTATAACCATGTAGCCTCGCGCGATGAAGTGCTGGCGGCAATTTCAGATCAGGTGGCGCAGGAAATCGACACGCAGGCGCTTCAGGACGCCGCCGCCCAGGTTCGCGGCGGAACCATCAGCGCACTGGGGGCACGGGCCCTGTGGCTGGAGGCAACCGAGCGATGGGCAAGATCCTACCGACAGGCCTTTTCGGTAGCACCTGCGGTCGTGATGACGCTGGCAGTGACGCCGGTGCGCAGGGCACCTGCAACCCTGGCCATGTATGAGCAAGTAACTTCTGCCTTTACCGCCTTCGGCATGAGCCCCAGGCAGGCCCTGCTCACCGTAGAGGCTATCGAGGCCTTCCTCTTAGGGGCAGCCACCGACCTGCATGCACCCGTGGATATCTTTAACCCCGGTGACTATGCATCCGAACGCCCCACCATGGCGGAGGCCTACGGAGCACTGGGAAACAGCCCCCAAGACGAAGCCTTTAACATAGGCCTCTCAGCCCTGCTGACGGGGCTGAGTGCCACACTGGGGACTCACCGATAA
- a CDS encoding NAD(P)/FAD-dependent oxidoreductase, which produces MAPQEITRDVVIIGAGPSGLTAAYRLQQAGHSVAVLEARHRVGGRTWNGDLDGAFIEIGGQWVSPDQTALKALLDELDLKTFSRYREGDSIYKTLDGQVKRYSGDIFPVDEATKGEMLRLIDMMDEIVAEVGAEAPWAHPRAKELDSVSFREWLKTKTDNEEALNNISLFIAGAMLTKPSHAFSALQAILMAASAGSFSNLVDENFILDKRVLGGMQKVSLTLAEKIGEENIILGHPVRLLRWQEEGEYPVLAEAEDFTEDGIANPDGAVKVRAKYAIMAVPPNLYSRVSYVPALDRRQHQMHMHQSLGLVIKVHAVYDRPFWRDKGLSGTSFACDNLVQEIYDNTNYDPATGQEEERGTLVGFVSDEKADRMFTLSAEERKRTILESMAEMLGEETLNPIRYYESDWGAEEWTRGAYAASFDLGGLSRYGAYQSDPVGPIHWSCSDLAAEGYQHVDGAVRMGEKTAAMISEKLKG; this is translated from the coding sequence ATGGCTCCCCAGGAAATCACCCGCGATGTCGTCATTATCGGTGCAGGCCCCTCGGGTCTTACCGCTGCCTACCGCCTGCAGCAGGCTGGGCACTCGGTTGCCGTCCTCGAAGCCCGCCACCGCGTCGGCGGCCGCACTTGGAATGGCGACCTTGATGGTGCCTTTATCGAAATTGGTGGCCAGTGGGTTTCCCCCGACCAGACCGCCCTCAAAGCCCTGCTCGACGAGCTCGACCTCAAAACCTTCTCCCGCTATCGCGAGGGTGACTCCATCTACAAAACCCTCGATGGTCAGGTCAAACGCTACTCCGGTGACATCTTCCCCGTCGATGAGGCTACCAAGGGTGAGATGCTGCGCCTCATCGACATGATGGACGAGATCGTCGCTGAAGTTGGCGCTGAAGCCCCCTGGGCGCACCCCCGCGCCAAGGAACTTGACTCCGTCAGCTTCCGTGAATGGCTCAAGACCAAGACCGATAACGAAGAGGCCCTCAATAACATCTCCCTCTTCATCGCCGGAGCCATGCTGACCAAGCCCTCCCACGCCTTCTCTGCCCTGCAGGCCATTCTGATGGCAGCCTCCGCAGGTTCCTTCTCTAACCTGGTCGACGAAAACTTTATTCTCGACAAGCGCGTACTGGGTGGCATGCAGAAGGTCTCCCTCACCCTGGCTGAAAAAATCGGTGAAGAGAACATCATCCTGGGCCACCCCGTGCGCCTGCTGCGCTGGCAGGAAGAGGGGGAATACCCCGTCCTGGCTGAGGCTGAAGATTTCACCGAGGACGGCATCGCCAACCCCGACGGGGCTGTGAAGGTCCGCGCCAAGTACGCCATCATGGCTGTGCCGCCTAACCTCTACTCCCGTGTCTCGTACGTGCCCGCCCTGGACCGCCGCCAGCACCAGATGCACATGCACCAGTCCCTGGGCCTGGTCATTAAGGTTCACGCCGTCTACGACCGCCCCTTCTGGCGCGACAAGGGACTGTCTGGCACCTCCTTCGCCTGCGACAACCTGGTGCAGGAAATCTACGACAACACCAACTACGACCCTGCCACCGGCCAGGAAGAAGAGCGCGGCACCCTGGTTGGCTTCGTCTCCGATGAAAAGGCCGACCGCATGTTCACCCTCTCGGCAGAGGAGCGCAAGCGCACCATCCTCGAATCCATGGCAGAGATGCTGGGCGAAGAGACCCTGAACCCCATTCGCTACTACGAATCCGACTGGGGTGCCGAAGAATGGACTCGTGGTGCCTACGCCGCCAGCTTCGACCTGGGCGGCCTCTCCCGCTACGGTGCCTACCAGTCGGACCCTGTTGGCCCCATCCACTGGTCCTGCTCCGACCTGGCTGCCGAGGGCTACCAGCATGTTGACGGCGCGGTGCGCATGGGTGAAAAAACTGCCGCTATGATTAGCGAAAAACTCAAGGGATAA